The Molothrus ater isolate BHLD 08-10-18 breed brown headed cowbird chromosome 1, BPBGC_Mater_1.1, whole genome shotgun sequence genome includes a window with the following:
- the SOSTDC1 gene encoding sclerostin domain-containing protein 1: protein MLLPAIHFYGFLLACIFTRSYLAFKNDATEILYSHVVKPAAASPSSNSTLNQARNGGRHYSSAGSDRNSRVQVGCRELRSTKYISDGQCTSINPLKELVCAGECLPLPLLPNWIGGGYGTKYWSRRSSQEWRCVNDKTRTQRIQLQCQDGSIRTYKITVVTACKCKRYTRQHNESSHNFEGTSQAKPIQHHKERKRASKSSKHSTS from the exons ATGCTTCTCCCTGCCATTCACTTCTACGGCTTTCTCCTGGCTTGCATCTTCACGAGAAGCTACTTGGCTTTCAAGAACGATGCCACAGAGATACTTTATTCTCACGTCGTTAAACCCGCTGCGGCGAGCCCAAGTAGCAACAGCACGTTGAATCAAGCTAGGAACGGAGGCAGGCACTACAGCAGCGCTGGATCCGACCGTAACA GTCGTGTTCAAGTTGGTTGTCGAGAGCTGAGATCCACCAAGTACATCTCAGACGGCCAGTGCACCAGCATTAACCCACTGAAAGAACTGGTGTGTGCTGGAGAATGCCTCCCTTTGCCACTGCTGCCCAACTGGATTGGAGGAGGTTACGGAACCAAGTACTGGAGCAGGCGGAGCTCGCAGGAGTGGAGATGTGTCAACGACAAAACTCGCACTCAGAGGatccagctgcagtgccaggatgGTAGTATAAGAACCTACAAAATAACTGTGGTCACAGCCTGCAAGTGCAAGCGATACACCAGGCAGCACAATGAGTCCAGCCACAACTTCGAGGGAACCTCTCAAGCAAAACCCATCCAGCAccacaaagaaaggaaaagagccaGTAAATCCAGCAAGCATAGTACAAGTTAG